One window from the genome of Gambusia affinis linkage group LG14, SWU_Gaff_1.0, whole genome shotgun sequence encodes:
- the dnal1 gene encoding dynein axonemal light chain 1 isoform X1, whose amino-acid sequence MQAKPTTLKEALAKWEEKSGEKPSEAKEVKLYGLIPPIEKMDNSLNALVLCEKLSLATNAIEKITNLNALKNLKILSLSRNNIKSLVGLEAVGDTLVELWISYNSIDKLKGISSLHKMKVLYMSNNLVKDWAEFVRLADLPSLVDLVFNGNPLQEKHSTEGSWMDEASKRLPNLKKLDGIPIIKELDE is encoded by the exons ATGCAGGCCAAGCCAACCACCTTGAAAGAAGCTTTAGCCAAATGG GAAGAGAAGAGCGGGGAGAAACCAAGCGAGGCAAAAGAAGTTAAACTGTACGGTCTGATTCCCCCTATAGAGAAGATGGATAACTCTCTCAATGCATTGGTCTTGTGCGA GAAGCTGTCTCTGGCCACAAACGCTATTGAGAAAATAACCAATCTCAATGCTCTCA AGAACTTGAAGATACTTTCATTAAGcagaaataatataaaaagtcTTGTAGGGTTG GAGGCGGTTGGAGACACTTTGGTGGAGTTATGGATTTCCTACAATTCAATAGACAAACTGAAAGGCATCAGCTCCTTGCATAAAATGAAAGTCCTCTACATGTCCAACAACCTTGTTAAAGATTGGG CAGAGTTTGTGAGGCTTGCTGACCTGCCCAGCTTGGTGGACCTGGTTTTTAATGGAAACCCGCTGCAGGAGAAGCATTCCACAGAGGGAAGCTGGATGGACGAAGCCTCCAAAAGGCTTCCTAATCTAAAGAAACTAGACG gGATTCCCATCATCAAGGAGTTGGACGAATAA
- the dnal1 gene encoding dynein axonemal light chain 1 isoform X3 — MAKPTTLKEALAKWEEKSGEKPSEAKEVKLYGLIPPIEKMDNSLNALVLCEKLSLATNAIEKITNLNALKNLKILSLSRNNIKSLVGLEAVGDTLVELWISYNSIDKLKGISSLHKMKVLYMSNNLVKDWEFVRLADLPSLVDLVFNGNPLQEKHSTEGSWMDEASKRLPNLKKLDGIPIIKELDE, encoded by the exons ATG GCCAAGCCAACCACCTTGAAAGAAGCTTTAGCCAAATGG GAAGAGAAGAGCGGGGAGAAACCAAGCGAGGCAAAAGAAGTTAAACTGTACGGTCTGATTCCCCCTATAGAGAAGATGGATAACTCTCTCAATGCATTGGTCTTGTGCGA GAAGCTGTCTCTGGCCACAAACGCTATTGAGAAAATAACCAATCTCAATGCTCTCA AGAACTTGAAGATACTTTCATTAAGcagaaataatataaaaagtcTTGTAGGGTTG GAGGCGGTTGGAGACACTTTGGTGGAGTTATGGATTTCCTACAATTCAATAGACAAACTGAAAGGCATCAGCTCCTTGCATAAAATGAAAGTCCTCTACATGTCCAACAACCTTGTTAAAGATTGGG AGTTTGTGAGGCTTGCTGACCTGCCCAGCTTGGTGGACCTGGTTTTTAATGGAAACCCGCTGCAGGAGAAGCATTCCACAGAGGGAAGCTGGATGGACGAAGCCTCCAAAAGGCTTCCTAATCTAAAGAAACTAGACG gGATTCCCATCATCAAGGAGTTGGACGAATAA
- the dnal1 gene encoding dynein axonemal light chain 1 isoform X2 — translation MAKPTTLKEALAKWEEKSGEKPSEAKEVKLYGLIPPIEKMDNSLNALVLCEKLSLATNAIEKITNLNALKNLKILSLSRNNIKSLVGLEAVGDTLVELWISYNSIDKLKGISSLHKMKVLYMSNNLVKDWAEFVRLADLPSLVDLVFNGNPLQEKHSTEGSWMDEASKRLPNLKKLDGIPIIKELDE, via the exons ATG GCCAAGCCAACCACCTTGAAAGAAGCTTTAGCCAAATGG GAAGAGAAGAGCGGGGAGAAACCAAGCGAGGCAAAAGAAGTTAAACTGTACGGTCTGATTCCCCCTATAGAGAAGATGGATAACTCTCTCAATGCATTGGTCTTGTGCGA GAAGCTGTCTCTGGCCACAAACGCTATTGAGAAAATAACCAATCTCAATGCTCTCA AGAACTTGAAGATACTTTCATTAAGcagaaataatataaaaagtcTTGTAGGGTTG GAGGCGGTTGGAGACACTTTGGTGGAGTTATGGATTTCCTACAATTCAATAGACAAACTGAAAGGCATCAGCTCCTTGCATAAAATGAAAGTCCTCTACATGTCCAACAACCTTGTTAAAGATTGGG CAGAGTTTGTGAGGCTTGCTGACCTGCCCAGCTTGGTGGACCTGGTTTTTAATGGAAACCCGCTGCAGGAGAAGCATTCCACAGAGGGAAGCTGGATGGACGAAGCCTCCAAAAGGCTTCCTAATCTAAAGAAACTAGACG gGATTCCCATCATCAAGGAGTTGGACGAATAA